The proteins below are encoded in one region of Streptomyces roseirectus:
- a CDS encoding SWF or SNF family helicase, with product MTGHDGYEESTFEVTAPARGQAFARTWWGRGWVAALEDGVLDGAQIRAGRRLARGGAVGAVSVRPGRVTAVVRDRDGTAHRADVLLPELSQAQWERLLGLAVERAGYLAALLDREMPPHLVEDAADSGVDLLPGLGELEASCDCGAWDHCGHTTALCYQVARLLDEDPFVLLALRGRPERALMDGLKARTRPSRPDGVDAARAYASVPATLPAPPELPEGPGVPPSLDAETEPPGDVVPAALEFLAACTAREAHRLLREALRGTPEAAELTPAQDAVRLAAGSPSDDSVAARLVAGSGRGREGLDPAVHAWRMGGVGALRVLDEEWALDEETAARARAALEAAWDPGERPPLRPRANRWTAVGAPAQIRLDHDGRWWPYRRRDGRWAPAGEPAPDPATAWAAASRDEGEEDPL from the coding sequence ATGACCGGGCACGACGGGTACGAGGAGTCGACGTTCGAGGTGACCGCGCCCGCGCGGGGGCAGGCGTTCGCGCGGACGTGGTGGGGGCGTGGCTGGGTCGCCGCGCTGGAGGACGGGGTGCTGGACGGCGCCCAGATCCGTGCCGGGCGTCGTCTGGCGCGCGGGGGCGCGGTCGGTGCCGTGTCGGTGCGGCCGGGCCGCGTGACGGCCGTCGTCCGGGACCGGGACGGTACGGCGCACCGTGCGGACGTGCTCCTGCCGGAGCTGTCGCAGGCGCAGTGGGAGCGGTTGCTGGGGCTGGCCGTCGAGCGGGCCGGGTATCTGGCCGCGCTGCTCGACCGCGAGATGCCGCCGCACCTGGTGGAGGACGCGGCGGACTCCGGCGTGGATCTGCTGCCGGGGCTGGGCGAGTTGGAGGCGTCCTGCGACTGCGGCGCGTGGGACCACTGCGGGCACACGACCGCGCTGTGCTACCAGGTGGCCCGGCTGCTCGACGAGGACCCGTTCGTGCTGCTGGCGCTGCGCGGGCGCCCCGAACGGGCGCTGATGGACGGCCTCAAGGCCCGCACGCGCCCGTCCCGTCCCGACGGCGTCGACGCCGCGCGGGCGTACGCGTCCGTGCCCGCCACGCTGCCCGCTCCGCCGGAGCTGCCCGAGGGTCCCGGGGTCCCGCCGTCCCTGGACGCCGAGACCGAGCCGCCCGGGGATGTCGTCCCGGCCGCTCTGGAGTTCCTGGCCGCGTGCACGGCCCGGGAGGCGCACCGGCTTCTGCGGGAGGCCCTGCGCGGGACGCCGGAGGCGGCCGAGCTGACGCCCGCTCAGGACGCGGTCCGCCTCGCGGCCGGCTCTCCGTCCGACGACTCTGTCGCCGCCCGGCTCGTGGCGGGTTCGGGGCGCGGGCGCGAGGGGCTGGATCCCGCCGTGCACGCGTGGCGCATGGGGGGCGTGGGCGCGTTGAGGGTCCTCGACGAGGAATGGGCCCTCGACGAGGAGACGGCGGCACGCGCGCGGGCGGCTCTCGAAGCGGCCTGGGACCCCGGCGAGCGTCCGCCGCTGCGTCCGCGCGCCAACCGCTGGACCGCTGTCGGCGCTCCCGCCCAGATACGCCTGGACCACGACGGCCGCTGGTGGCCCTACCGGAGGCGCGACGGCCGCTGGGCACCGGCGGGCGAGCCCGCCCCGGATCCCGCGACGGCCTGGGCGGCGGCTTCCCGGGACGAGGGCGAGGAGGACCCGTTGTGA